A section of the Borrelia coriaceae genome encodes:
- the bdr gene encoding Bdr family repetitive protein: MAYAKPIITQQMVIAELIKAGINRDIATDLSFRYYRNELTYKDIEYLENTLNLKLEKIEANLKSDIKDLDNKIDNTENNLTAKTDNTKNELKSDIKDLDNKIDTVENNLNIKIDNVRNELKSDIKDLDNKIDTVENNLNIKIDNVRNELKSDIKDLDNKIDIVENNFNIKIDNVRNELKSDIKDLDNKIDIVKNELNVKIDNVKNELKSNIKTLDNKIDTVENNLNIKIDNVKNEISLIRKDISNLEKNNKWIFNLTFALWLTVLGGFIALILK, encoded by the coding sequence ATGGCATATGCTAAACCAATTATTACTCAACAAATGGTTATAGCTGAACTTATTAAAGCAGGCATTAACAGAGACATTGCTACTGATCTTTCCTTTAGATACTATCGTAATGAACTTACTTACAAAGACATTGAGTATTTAGAAAATACCCTTAATCTCAAACTTGAAAAGATTGAAGCAAATTTAAAATCCGATATCAAAGACCTTGATAATAAAATTGATAACACTGAAAATAACCTCACTGCAAAGACTGATAACACTAAAAACGAATTAAAATCTGATATCAAAGACCTTGATAATAAAATTGACACTGTTGAAAACAATCTCAATATAAAAATTGATAACGTTAGAAACGAGTTAAAATCTGATATCAAAGACCTTGATAATAAAATTGACACTGTTGAAAACAATCTCAATATAAAAATTGATAACGTTAGAAACGAGTTAAAATCTGATATCAAAGACCTTGATAATAAAATTGACATTGTTGAAAACAATTTCAATATAAAGATTGATAACGTTAGAAACGAGTTAAAATCTGATATCAAAGACCTTGATAACAAAATCGATATTGTTAAAAACGAATTAAACGTAAAAATTGACAACGTCAAAAATGAATTAAAATCTAATATTAAAACACTTGATAATAAAATTGACACTGTTGAAAACAATCTCAATATAAAAATTGATAATGTCAAAAATGAGATTTCTCTTATCAGAAAAGATATATCCAACTTAGAGAAAAATAACAAATGGATATTCAACTTAACCTTTGCATTATGGCTCACAGTACTTGGAGGTTTTATAGCCTTAATACTCAAGTAA